In the Girardinichthys multiradiatus isolate DD_20200921_A chromosome 4, DD_fGirMul_XY1, whole genome shotgun sequence genome, one interval contains:
- the kcna4 gene encoding potassium voltage-gated channel subfamily A member 1 produces MEFAMVGADGGCNSHLPYGYAQARARERERERERQAAQSRAAAAAAVDGDSGAEGGAGGPTSAASSGTHLLNNRQHQSRAATSSSSSANISSGGAASRPSSSSSTSSTSSQQEPEQQQQQQQQQRVLRERKKQRGVGRRWRNRSTLGGDLRHSELALLGSEEDIMIEEEEAEGAEEEEEEEEVAEGGEAAEGGRGSKRSSFLCNMDDEEETVSITDRRPQSGYENVYSECGCCERVVINVSGLKFETQLKTLTQFPDTLLGDPDKRIRYFDPLRNEYFFDRNRPSFDAILYYYQSGGRLKRPVNVPFDIFSEEVKFYELGEEAILKFREDEGFVKEEEKPLPEDEFKRQIWLLFEYPESSSPARGIAVVSVLVIVISIVIFCLETLPEFRDEKEYLQPRQNSSEPDHGFTPFNDPFFIVETVCIIWFSFEIIVRFFASPSKTAFFKNIMNSIDIVSILPYFITLGTDLAQHQGNGQQAMSFAILRIIRLVRVFRIFKLSRHSKGLQILGHTLRASMRELALLIFFLVIGVILFSSAVYFAEADEPTSQFTSIPDAFWWAVVTMTTVGYGDMKPITVGGKIVGSLCAIAGVLTIALPVPVIVSNFNYFYHRETDNEDQSPVVESMPPSCPYFPDFLRKFKGSPSGSSLGDKGEYMEMEEGVTESLCGLDKSPSKGNGTDISRKNSTISKSIQTDV; encoded by the coding sequence ATGGAGTTTGCCATGGTGGGCGCGGACGGCGGGTGCAACAGCCACCTGCCCTACGGATATGCCCAAGCCCGCGCACGGGAGAGGGAGCGCGAAAGGGAGCGCCAGGCTGCCCAGTCGAGAGCGGCGGCGGCTGCAGCAGTTGACGGTGACTCCGGTGCCGAGGGAGGCGCAGGGGGGCCCACCTCCGCCGCCTCCTCGGGCACTCATCTCCTTAACAACCGCCAGCATCAGTCTCGCGccgccacctcctcctcctcctccgccaACATCAGCAGCGGCGGCGCCGCCTCGcgcccctcctcctcctcctccacctcctccacctcctcgcAGCAGGAGcccgagcagcagcagcagcagcagcagcagcagagagtTCTCAGAGAGCGGAAAAAGCAGCGCGGCGTCGGTCGGCGGTGGCGCAACCGGAGCACTCTCGGAGGGGACCTGCGCCACTCGGAGCTGGCGCTGCTCGGATCCGAGGAGGACATCATGATAGAGGAGGAAGAGGCCGAGGGAgcggaagaagaggaggaggaggaggaggtggcggAGGGGGGAGAGGCGGCGGAAGGCGGACGGGGGAGCAAGAGGTCGAGCTTTCTGTGCAACATGGATGATGAGGAGGAGACCGTGTCTATTACCGACCGGCGGCCCCAGTCCGGCTACGAGAACGTCTACAGCGAGTGCGGCTGCTGCGAGAGGGTCGTCATCAACGTGTCCGGCCTGAAGTTTGAAACCCAGCTCAAGACTCTCACTCAGTTCCCGGACACCCTCCTGGGAGACCCCGACAAGCGAATCAGGTACTTCGACCCCCTGAGGAACGAGTACTTCTTCGACAGGAACCGGCCGAGCTTCGACGCCATCCTGTACTACTACCAGTCAGGTGGCCGGTTAAAAAGACCTGTCAACGTCCCGTTTGACATCTTCTCCGAGGAGGTGAAGTTTTATGAACTTGGCGAGGAGGCGATTCTGAAGTTTCGGGAGGATGAGGGATTTGTGAAAGAGGAGGAGAAGCCCCTGCCGGAGGACGAGTTCAAGCGCCAGATCTGGCTGCTCTTCGAGTACCCGGAGAGCTCCAGCCCCGCCAGGGGGATCGCGGTGGTGTCCGTCCTGGTTATTGTCATTTCTATTGTCATTTTCTGCCTGGAGACGTTGCCCGAGTTCAGGGATGAAAAAGAGTATCTGCAGCCACGACAGAACTCCTCTGAGCCCGACCACGGATTTACACCTTTCAACGACCCGTTTTTCATCGTGGAGACGGTCTGCATCATCTGGTTCTCCTTCGAGATTATAGTCCGCTTCTTCGCGAGTCCCAGCAAAAccgctttctttaaaaacatcatGAACTCCATAGACATAGTGTCCATTTTGCCTTACTTCATAACCCTCGGCACAGACCTGGCGCAGCACCAGGGCAACGGGCAGCAGGCGATGAGTTTCGCAATCCTGAGAATAATCCGCCTGGTCAGGGTGTTCCGCATCTTCAAGCTGTCCAGGCACTCCAAGGGGCTGCAGATCCTGGGGCATACCCTGCGCGCCAGCATGCGGGAGCTGGCGctcctcatcttcttcctggtcaTAGGCGTCATCCTGTTCTCCAGCGCGGTGTACTTCGCCGAGGCGGACGAGCCCACCTCGCAGTTCACGAGCATTCCCGACGCTTTCTGGTGGGCCGTGGTTACCATGACCACGGTGGGCTACGGCGACATGAAGCCAATCACTGTCGGTGGGAAGATAGTGGGCTCCCTCTGCGCGATCGCGGGCGTGCTGACCATCGCGCTCCCAGTGCCCGTCATAGTTTCCAACTTTAACTACTTTTACCACCGGGAGACGGACAACGAGGACCAGTCGCCTGTGGTTGAGAGCATGCCGCCAAGCTGCCCGTATTTCCCAGACTTTCTTAGGAAGTTCAAAGGCTCACCATCTGGCTCCTCGCTGGGTGACAAAGGGGAGTACATGGAGATGGAGGAGGGGGTGACGGAGTCGCTGTGCGGGTTGGACAAGAGCCCCAGTAAAGGAAATGGCACAGACATAAGCAGAAAAAACAGTACTATCTCGAAATCAATTCAGACTGACGTGTga